The following coding sequences lie in one Candidatus Aminicenantes bacterium genomic window:
- a CDS encoding histidine kinase, whose amino-acid sequence DGIEAAARIRAEGSGVPIIFMSGYPQDEAFLARVRPLHPLACLDKPIIFEELLAALDALPAS is encoded by the coding sequence TGGACGGGATCGAGGCCGCGGCACGCATCCGCGCCGAGGGGAGCGGCGTCCCGATCATCTTCATGTCCGGCTATCCCCAGGACGAAGCCTTCCTGGCGCGGGTCCGGCCTCTCCACCCGCTCGCCTGCCTGGACAAGCCGATCATCTTCGAAGAGCTGCTGGCCGCGCTCGACGCTCTCCCGGCCTCTTGA